A genomic segment from Janibacter sp. DB-40 encodes:
- a CDS encoding SRPBCC family protein yields MTTMNAPLLETETEIAAPPEAVWAVITDPRALGGLSDQVMRTHVVGSAPVGLGTRTVNINRRGPLVWPTRAKVVRFEPMRDYAFRIKDNASTWSFEMEPTDTGTRVVHRREAPNGTTKVSRLLQERVLGGVADFDRELTEGMAGTLQRLKALLESN; encoded by the coding sequence ATGACCACCATGAACGCACCGCTGCTCGAGACAGAGACCGAGATCGCCGCACCGCCGGAGGCCGTGTGGGCCGTGATCACCGACCCGCGCGCGCTGGGGGGCCTCAGCGACCAGGTGATGCGCACCCACGTCGTCGGCTCCGCACCGGTCGGGCTCGGCACCCGTACGGTCAACATCAACCGCCGGGGCCCGCTCGTGTGGCCGACCCGGGCGAAGGTCGTGCGCTTCGAGCCGATGCGCGACTACGCCTTCCGCATCAAGGACAACGCGAGCACCTGGTCCTTCGAGATGGAGCCGACGGACACCGGCACCCGGGTGGTCCACCGCCGCGAGGCCCCGAATGGCACGACGAAGGTCTCGCGCCTCCTGCAGGAGAGGGTCCTCGGCGGCGTCGCCGACTTCGACCGTGAGCTCACGGAGGGCATGGCCGGGACCCTCCAGCGGCTCAAGGCGCTCCTCGAGAGCAACTGA
- a CDS encoding MFS transporter, which yields MPLPSPSPVDRGRPTALALAVLVLGGIGIGTTEFVTMGLLPEIAEGIDTSIPRAGHTISAYAIGVVVGAPTIAVLGNRLPRRELLVALMLLFALGNAASALAPGYGTLMLSRLLAGIPHGAFFGIASIVAFDIVAPGRGGWAVSRIMLGIPIANVAGVPLATWLGQQAGWRSAYWLVAAIGLLTAVLVGLLVPHQPGDREARMRSELAAFLDSQVWLTLLIGAIGFGGVFAMYSYISPILRNQTGLPADAVPIYLFVYGIGGLLGTIVAGRLVDRSVLHTLVWSTVATGASLAAFAWAADSAIPAGIVLLLVCISVSAFVLALQLRLMEVAGRARTLGAAGNHAALNIANALGAWLGGVVLAAGWGWRAPSLVGAGLSLAGLVILLLSLRIHRGRTTLD from the coding sequence GTGCCCCTCCCTTCGCCCTCCCCGGTCGACCGTGGTCGACCGACCGCCCTCGCACTGGCGGTCCTCGTGCTCGGCGGCATCGGGATCGGGACCACCGAGTTCGTGACCATGGGGCTGCTCCCGGAGATCGCCGAGGGCATCGACACCTCGATCCCCCGGGCCGGGCACACCATCTCCGCGTACGCCATCGGCGTGGTCGTCGGCGCTCCCACGATCGCGGTGCTCGGCAACCGGCTGCCGCGGCGGGAGCTGCTCGTGGCGCTGATGCTGCTCTTCGCGCTGGGCAACGCCGCGAGCGCCCTCGCCCCCGGCTACGGCACGCTCATGCTCTCCCGCCTCCTCGCCGGGATCCCGCACGGCGCCTTCTTCGGCATCGCCTCGATCGTCGCCTTCGACATCGTCGCGCCCGGCCGCGGCGGGTGGGCGGTCAGCCGGATCATGCTCGGCATCCCCATCGCCAACGTCGCCGGCGTGCCCCTGGCGACCTGGTTGGGGCAGCAGGCCGGCTGGCGCTCGGCGTACTGGCTCGTCGCGGCCATCGGCCTGCTCACCGCGGTACTCGTCGGCCTCCTCGTGCCCCACCAGCCGGGCGATCGGGAGGCGCGGATGCGCAGCGAGCTCGCCGCCTTCCTCGACTCGCAGGTCTGGCTGACCCTGCTCATCGGGGCCATCGGCTTCGGCGGTGTCTTCGCGATGTACTCCTACATCTCCCCGATCCTGCGCAACCAGACCGGGCTGCCCGCGGACGCCGTCCCGATCTACCTCTTCGTCTACGGCATCGGCGGGTTGCTCGGCACGATCGTCGCCGGGCGCCTCGTCGACCGCTCGGTGCTGCACACCCTCGTGTGGTCGACGGTCGCGACGGGGGCGAGCCTGGCCGCCTTCGCGTGGGCCGCCGACTCGGCGATCCCCGCCGGCATCGTCCTGCTCCTCGTGTGCATCTCCGTCTCGGCCTTCGTCCTCGCGCTCCAGCTGCGGCTGATGGAGGTCGCCGGCAGGGCGCGCACCCTCGGCGCCGCCGGCAACCACGCCGCGCTGAACATCGCCAACGCCCTCGGCGCGTGGCTCGGTGGCGTCGTTCTCGCCGCCGGGTGGGGTTGGCGCGCACCGTCACTCGTCGGCGCCGGCCTCTCCCTCGCGGGACTGGTCATCCTGCTTCTCTCGCTACGGATCCACCGCGGCCGCACCACCCTCGACTGA
- a CDS encoding GNAT family N-acetyltransferase, whose product MAQRQNARMTHPDIRPATPADLPDILRLVRELAVYEREPDAVEATEADFAAVLFPSEGTPTAFCHVVEADEEGGRRVVGMALWFLTFSTWTGQQGIHLEDLFVEPEHRGSGLGKALLLHLAQIATERGYRRVEWTVLRWNEPAIAFYESLGATPQVEWETYRLDGDALTRVGAPTPTVAG is encoded by the coding sequence ATGGCGCAGAGGCAGAATGCGCGCATGACCCATCCCGACATCAGGCCCGCGACCCCTGCCGACCTGCCGGACATCCTGCGGCTCGTCCGGGAGCTCGCCGTCTACGAGAGGGAGCCGGACGCCGTCGAGGCGACCGAGGCGGACTTCGCGGCCGTCCTCTTCCCCTCCGAGGGCACTCCGACGGCCTTCTGCCACGTCGTCGAGGCGGATGAGGAAGGGGGCCGTCGCGTCGTCGGAATGGCGCTGTGGTTCCTCACCTTCTCCACCTGGACGGGGCAGCAGGGCATCCACCTCGAGGACCTCTTCGTCGAGCCGGAGCACCGCGGGTCCGGCCTCGGCAAGGCGCTGCTGCTGCACCTCGCGCAGATCGCCACGGAGCGCGGGTACCGCAGGGTGGAGTGGACGGTGCTGCGGTGGAACGAACCGGCCATCGCCTTCTACGAGTCGCTCGGTGCGACGCCGCAGGTCGAGTGGGAGACCTACCGCCTCGACGGGGACGCGTTGACGCGTGTGGGCGCGCCGACGCCTACCGTGGCGGGATGA
- a CDS encoding SRPBCC family protein, with amino-acid sequence MTREKTVSHSVVIDADPRAVYAAVSDITQMGRWSPENLGGTIEHAADRPDGLTVGTSFVGANRRGKAEWVTGCVVTAADPGRRFTFRVHRIGLRTPRVRARIATWDYRFESVEEGTRVTETWTDDRPWPDGVALLFDKAATGGSTFAQFQTKNIRRTLDRLKSELEADHRTDPAQG; translated from the coding sequence ATGACCCGCGAGAAGACCGTCTCCCACAGCGTCGTCATCGACGCCGACCCCCGGGCCGTCTACGCGGCCGTCAGCGACATCACCCAGATGGGTCGGTGGAGCCCGGAGAACCTCGGCGGCACCATCGAGCACGCAGCCGATCGCCCCGACGGGCTCACGGTCGGCACATCCTTCGTCGGCGCCAACCGCCGCGGCAAGGCGGAGTGGGTCACCGGGTGCGTCGTCACCGCCGCCGACCCGGGCCGACGCTTCACCTTCCGCGTGCACCGCATCGGTCTGCGCACGCCCCGGGTCCGGGCGAGGATCGCCACCTGGGACTACCGCTTCGAGTCCGTCGAGGAGGGGACCCGCGTCACCGAGACGTGGACCGACGACCGACCGTGGCCGGACGGTGTGGCACTGCTCTTCGACAAGGCCGCCACCGGCGGGAGCACCTTCGCGCAGTTCCAGACGAAGAACATCCGACGCACCCTCGACCGGCTGAAGAGCGAGCTCGAGGCCGATCACCGGACGGACCCCGCGCAGGGCTGA
- the ppdK gene encoding pyruvate, phosphate dikinase — MIQYVHMFSDGDRDQKDLLGGKGANLAEMVKLGLPVPPGFTITTEACRAYLSEGRVPPEVRVEVTQRLRDVEDLIGRTLGDSEEPLLLSVRSGAKFSMPGMMDTVLNVGLNDDTVHSLASFSGDERFAWDSYRRLIQMFGKTVLDVDSEKFSDVLDRHKEEAGVTADVDLTADHLKQIVAEYKQIVQDETGAPFPQTPRRQVDLAIEAVFRSWNTERASLYRRRERIPDDLGTAVNVQAMVFGNLGDTSGTGVCFTRDPSSGHSGIYGDYLPNAQGEDVVAGIRNTLALTDLEDRDPSVYRELRTAMRRLETHYRDLCDIEFTVERGRLWMLQTRVGKRTAGAAFRVATQLVDEDLITMDEALERVTGEQLNQLLFPQFDRDAERSLIAVGMGASPGAAVGRVAFDNASAEAAQAGGDSVILVRRETSPEDLPGMIAAAGVLTARGGKTSHAAVVARGMGKCAVVGAEDLVVDVAKKQIRVGEHVINEGDTLAIDGKTGEVFLGDVHVIDSPVMTYISEGIDAALAIADDDETKELIDAVDRLLTHADARRRLRVRANADTGADAQRARDRGAEGIGLCRTEHQFLGDRRHQIERVVLADTDEERDAALAELLQPQIADFVDLLTAMDGLPTTIRLIDPPLHEFLPDLTDLTVKVALAEERGETGEEVDRARKLLDAVRQMHEANPMLGLRGVRLGLKIPGLFALQVRAIAEAVVRLREEGKDPQPEIMVPLIGSNRELVIVRAQAEKIIAEVAEAHNQSLDLPIGCMIELPRAALTANRIAQTAEFISFGTNDLTQTTWGFSRDDVETAFFPKYLENGVLTISPFETLDALGVGELVRIGVEKGRDTNPDLKAGVCGEHGGDPESIHFFHNAGLDYVSCSPFRVPVARLEAGRAVVLTDDVGTK; from the coding sequence GTGATTCAGTACGTCCACATGTTCAGCGACGGCGACAGGGACCAGAAGGACCTGCTCGGCGGCAAGGGAGCCAACCTCGCCGAGATGGTGAAGCTGGGGCTACCCGTCCCGCCGGGCTTCACGATCACGACCGAGGCGTGCCGCGCCTACCTGTCCGAGGGACGCGTCCCGCCGGAGGTCCGCGTCGAGGTCACCCAGCGTCTGCGCGATGTCGAGGACCTCATCGGCCGCACCCTCGGCGACTCCGAGGAGCCGCTCCTGCTCTCGGTGCGCTCCGGTGCGAAGTTCTCCATGCCCGGGATGATGGACACCGTCCTCAACGTCGGCCTCAACGACGACACCGTGCACTCGCTGGCCTCCTTCTCCGGTGACGAGCGCTTCGCCTGGGACTCCTACCGCCGCCTGATCCAGATGTTCGGCAAGACCGTGCTGGACGTCGACTCCGAGAAGTTCTCCGACGTCCTCGACCGGCACAAGGAGGAGGCGGGCGTCACCGCCGACGTCGACCTCACCGCCGACCACCTCAAGCAGATCGTCGCCGAGTACAAGCAGATCGTCCAGGACGAGACCGGCGCCCCCTTCCCGCAGACGCCGCGCCGCCAGGTCGACCTGGCCATCGAGGCCGTCTTCCGCAGCTGGAACACCGAGCGGGCCAGCCTCTACCGCCGCCGCGAGCGCATCCCGGACGACCTCGGCACCGCCGTCAACGTCCAGGCCATGGTCTTCGGCAACCTCGGCGACACCTCCGGCACCGGCGTCTGCTTCACCCGCGACCCCTCCTCCGGCCACTCCGGCATCTACGGCGACTACCTGCCCAACGCGCAGGGAGAGGACGTCGTCGCCGGCATCCGCAACACCCTCGCGCTCACCGACCTCGAGGACCGCGACCCCTCCGTCTACCGCGAGCTGCGCACCGCGATGCGCCGCCTGGAGACGCACTACCGGGACCTTTGCGACATCGAATTCACCGTCGAGCGCGGCCGACTATGGATGCTGCAGACCCGCGTGGGCAAGCGCACCGCCGGCGCCGCCTTTCGCGTCGCGACCCAGCTGGTCGACGAGGACCTCATCACCATGGACGAGGCGCTCGAGCGGGTCACCGGTGAGCAGCTCAACCAGCTGCTCTTCCCGCAGTTCGACCGCGACGCCGAGCGCAGCCTCATCGCCGTCGGCATGGGCGCCTCGCCCGGTGCCGCCGTCGGCCGCGTCGCCTTCGACAACGCCAGCGCGGAGGCCGCCCAGGCCGGCGGTGACTCCGTGATCCTCGTGCGCCGGGAGACCTCCCCCGAGGACCTGCCCGGCATGATCGCCGCCGCCGGTGTCCTCACCGCCCGGGGCGGCAAGACCTCGCACGCGGCCGTCGTCGCCCGGGGCATGGGCAAGTGCGCGGTCGTCGGCGCCGAGGACCTCGTCGTCGACGTCGCCAAGAAGCAGATCCGCGTCGGCGAGCACGTCATCAACGAGGGCGACACGCTCGCCATCGACGGCAAGACCGGCGAGGTCTTCCTCGGTGACGTCCACGTCATCGACTCCCCCGTCATGACCTACATCTCCGAGGGCATCGACGCCGCGCTGGCGATCGCCGACGACGACGAGACCAAGGAGCTCATCGACGCCGTCGACCGGCTGCTCACCCACGCAGACGCGCGCCGTCGCCTGCGGGTGCGCGCCAACGCCGACACCGGCGCGGACGCCCAGCGCGCCCGCGACCGCGGCGCCGAGGGCATCGGCCTGTGCCGCACCGAGCACCAGTTCCTCGGGGACCGTCGTCACCAGATCGAGCGGGTCGTCCTGGCCGACACCGATGAGGAGCGCGACGCCGCCCTGGCGGAGCTGCTGCAGCCGCAGATCGCGGACTTCGTCGACCTGCTCACCGCGATGGACGGGCTCCCGACGACGATCCGGCTCATCGACCCGCCGCTGCACGAGTTCCTCCCCGACCTGACCGACCTCACCGTCAAGGTCGCGCTGGCCGAGGAGCGCGGCGAGACCGGCGAGGAGGTCGACCGGGCCCGCAAGCTGCTCGACGCCGTCCGCCAGATGCACGAGGCCAACCCGATGCTCGGCCTGCGCGGCGTGCGCCTCGGGCTGAAGATCCCGGGTCTCTTCGCGCTGCAGGTCCGAGCAATCGCCGAGGCCGTCGTGCGGCTGCGCGAGGAGGGCAAGGACCCCCAGCCGGAGATCATGGTCCCGCTCATCGGCTCCAACCGTGAGCTGGTCATCGTCCGCGCACAGGCGGAGAAGATCATCGCCGAGGTAGCCGAGGCGCACAACCAGTCCCTGGACCTGCCGATCGGCTGCATGATCGAGCTGCCGCGTGCGGCCCTGACGGCCAACCGCATCGCCCAGACGGCGGAGTTCATCTCCTTCGGCACCAACGACCTGACCCAGACGACGTGGGGCTTCTCCCGCGATGACGTCGAGACGGCGTTCTTCCCCAAGTACCTGGAGAACGGCGTGCTGACGATCTCCCCCTTCGAGACCCTCGACGCCCTCGGTGTCGGCGAGCTCGTGCGCATCGGCGTGGAGAAGGGCCGGGACACCAACCCCGACCTCAAGGCCGGTGTCTGCGGTGAGCACGGTGGCGACCCCGAGTCGATCCACTTCTTCCACAACGCAGGGCTGGACTACGTCAGCTGCTCGCCCTTCCGCGTGCCCGTCGCGCGCCTCGAGGCCGGCCGGGCGGTGGTCCTCACCGACGACGTGGGGACGAAGTAG
- a CDS encoding LysR family transcriptional regulator gives MVDAHRVRIFLSVMASGSVAAAAEHLGMSASAVSQQIAALQKETQLTLFTRDGRGIAPTPTAHTLAQESEPLMSELKRIDAVVDDLREGATGSLEIGYFASAGYRWMPQLAKRIQTKMPELTLRMVLTEGYPVGESPPVDIDVVPADPTTSVRPGHLVTPLMTDHFVALVHSDHRLAGRRRVEMSELADEKWISNDISAGITQDMVDRACRAAGFRPRYTVEAQDHHTATAFVAAGIGITVLPDLATRSLPRTVRRLRLTKPNPVRDIVALTAPVARTNEAAKLAVDLLQQIAAASARQR, from the coding sequence ATGGTCGATGCACATCGCGTGAGGATCTTCCTGTCCGTCATGGCCTCCGGCTCGGTCGCCGCCGCCGCGGAGCACCTGGGGATGTCCGCGTCCGCGGTGAGCCAGCAGATCGCGGCGCTGCAGAAGGAGACGCAACTCACACTCTTCACCCGCGACGGCCGCGGTATCGCTCCGACGCCGACGGCCCACACCCTCGCCCAGGAGAGCGAGCCGCTGATGTCGGAGCTCAAGCGCATCGACGCCGTCGTCGACGACCTGCGCGAGGGAGCGACCGGCTCGCTGGAGATCGGGTACTTCGCCTCGGCCGGGTATCGGTGGATGCCGCAGCTGGCCAAGCGGATCCAGACGAAGATGCCCGAGCTGACGCTGCGCATGGTGCTCACCGAGGGCTACCCCGTCGGCGAGTCACCGCCGGTGGACATCGACGTCGTGCCGGCCGACCCGACGACCTCAGTGCGCCCGGGTCACCTCGTGACGCCCCTGATGACCGACCACTTCGTCGCGCTCGTGCACTCCGACCACCGGCTGGCCGGCCGGCGACGCGTGGAGATGTCCGAGCTCGCCGACGAGAAGTGGATCAGCAACGACATCTCCGCAGGGATCACCCAGGACATGGTCGACCGGGCCTGTCGCGCAGCGGGATTCCGTCCCCGCTACACGGTCGAGGCGCAGGACCACCACACGGCGACGGCCTTCGTCGCGGCCGGCATCGGCATCACGGTGCTCCCGGACCTGGCGACCCGTTCGCTGCCGAGGACCGTCAGGCGGCTGCGCCTGACCAAACCCAACCCGGTCCGCGACATCGTCGCCCTCACCGCTCCGGTGGCCCGGACAAACGAGGCGGCGAAGCTGGCCGTCGACCTGCTCCAGCAGATCGCCGCCGCGAGCGCCCGGCAGCGGTAA
- a CDS encoding DUF1801 domain-containing protein, whose protein sequence is MTQRQDRKTKPTDASADEVIAAVADERRRTDAREALALMREVTGAEPVVWGPSMIGFGTQPYTTADGKEREWFRVGLAPRKAALTLYGLTFYGSNEDLLDRLGKHSIGKGCVYVKRMSDIDQGVLRELIERSWRAESDA, encoded by the coding sequence ATGACCCAGAGACAGGATCGCAAGACCAAGCCCACCGATGCCTCGGCCGACGAGGTCATCGCTGCGGTGGCCGACGAGCGTCGGCGCACGGACGCGCGGGAGGCGCTCGCGCTCATGCGCGAGGTGACGGGGGCCGAGCCGGTCGTCTGGGGGCCGTCGATGATCGGCTTCGGCACCCAGCCGTACACGACCGCCGACGGCAAGGAGCGGGAGTGGTTCCGCGTCGGGCTGGCCCCGCGCAAGGCGGCCCTGACGCTGTACGGGCTCACGTTCTACGGGTCCAACGAGGACCTGCTCGATCGCTTGGGCAAGCACTCCATCGGCAAGGGGTGCGTCTACGTCAAGCGGATGTCCGACATCGACCAGGGGGTGCTTCGCGAGCTGATCGAGCGCTCCTGGCGTGCCGAGTCGGATGCCTGA
- a CDS encoding FAD-dependent oxidoreductase yields the protein MDDDPVLLLATTDPVTREVIGAELRRRYGGDYEVVVCADYAHASAVLEGLRRWGRQVALVIGCYGPDDREGLAFLRRAYAVQPSAKRAVAVIWGDFASASTVFSAISHGHAEFSLLRPERARDEEFHGAVTDALDDWHLAQGIGFEAVRLIGEQRDERTHSLRDSFGRNHIPVAFHPVGTEATQRMLAGLGLDDPALPVVVLTFTSPPTTLVDPTDLEIADAFGLVQPVSADHLYDVVVVGAGPSGLAAAVYSSSEGLSTLVIEQQAVGGQAATSSLIRNYPGFSRGVSGAHLAYRSFQQAWAFGTEYSFMRQVVALETDGDVLTVSMSDGSRARGRTVVIATGVDYRRLDVPELEALIGRGVYYGAAVAEAPSMTGQEVYVVGGGNSAGQAALHLARYAARVTLLVRGPSLAASMSDYLIGQLEETENVTIRYRASVRGGWTAEGCLAGLTVGDPHGGEGEDLPAGGLFILIGSMPRTSWLPDELLRDEAGFVRTGPDTLAAEGAARGEPPLPLETSMSGVFAVGDVRAGSIKRVATAVGDGATVIALVHGHLAAHPRP from the coding sequence ATGGACGACGACCCCGTGCTGCTGCTCGCCACCACCGACCCGGTGACGCGCGAGGTCATCGGGGCCGAGCTGCGGCGGCGCTACGGCGGGGACTACGAGGTCGTCGTCTGCGCCGATTACGCACACGCCAGTGCGGTCCTGGAGGGGTTGCGACGCTGGGGACGCCAGGTCGCCCTCGTCATCGGCTGCTACGGACCGGACGACCGGGAGGGGCTGGCCTTCCTGCGGCGGGCCTACGCCGTCCAGCCGTCCGCGAAGCGGGCCGTCGCCGTCATCTGGGGTGACTTCGCGAGCGCCTCTACGGTGTTCTCGGCCATCTCGCACGGGCACGCCGAGTTCTCGCTGCTGCGGCCCGAGCGCGCCCGCGACGAGGAGTTCCACGGCGCCGTCACCGACGCGCTCGACGACTGGCACCTGGCGCAGGGCATCGGCTTCGAGGCCGTGCGCCTGATCGGGGAGCAACGCGATGAGCGGACCCACTCCCTTCGCGACTCGTTCGGCCGCAACCACATCCCGGTCGCATTCCACCCTGTCGGCACCGAGGCGACCCAACGGATGCTCGCCGGGCTCGGCCTCGACGACCCTGCACTCCCGGTGGTGGTGCTGACCTTCACCTCGCCGCCGACGACCCTGGTCGACCCGACCGACCTGGAGATCGCGGACGCGTTCGGGCTCGTCCAGCCGGTGTCCGCCGACCACCTCTACGACGTGGTGGTCGTCGGCGCGGGGCCCTCCGGCCTCGCGGCCGCCGTCTACTCATCGTCCGAGGGTCTCTCGACGCTCGTCATCGAGCAGCAGGCGGTCGGTGGCCAGGCCGCCACCAGCTCACTCATCCGCAACTACCCCGGCTTCTCGCGCGGCGTGAGCGGCGCGCACCTCGCCTACCGCTCCTTCCAGCAGGCGTGGGCCTTTGGCACCGAGTACTCCTTCATGCGCCAGGTCGTGGCCCTCGAGACCGATGGCGACGTCCTGACGGTGTCGATGTCCGACGGCAGCCGGGCCCGCGGGCGCACCGTCGTCATCGCCACCGGCGTCGACTACCGCCGACTGGACGTGCCCGAGCTGGAGGCTCTGATCGGCCGCGGTGTCTACTACGGGGCCGCGGTCGCCGAGGCGCCGTCGATGACGGGTCAGGAGGTGTACGTCGTCGGCGGTGGCAACTCCGCGGGGCAGGCTGCCCTGCACCTCGCCCGGTATGCCGCGCGGGTGACACTGCTGGTGCGCGGCCCGTCCCTGGCAGCGAGCATGTCGGACTACCTGATCGGTCAGCTCGAGGAGACTGAGAACGTCACCATCCGCTATCGAGCGAGCGTGCGTGGAGGATGGACGGCCGAGGGGTGCCTGGCCGGGCTGACCGTGGGCGACCCGCACGGGGGTGAAGGGGAGGACCTGCCGGCCGGCGGCCTGTTCATCCTGATCGGGTCGATGCCGCGCACGTCGTGGCTGCCCGACGAGCTGCTGCGCGACGAGGCCGGCTTCGTGCGTACCGGTCCGGACACCCTGGCTGCGGAGGGTGCTGCCCGCGGCGAGCCCCCGCTGCCCCTCGAGACGAGCATGTCCGGCGTCTTCGCGGTGGGTGACGTCCGGGCCGGCTCGATCAAGCGCGTCGCCACGGCCGTGGGCGACGGCGCGACCGTGATCGCCCTCGTCCACGGCCACCTAGCGGCCCATCCGCGGCCATGA